The window CACAGATTCCACCAGCGGTATTCCGGCTTCCATTCTGATTGCTGCGATCTCTCTTTCAGGATCGCCGGGTATCAATACCCTTTCCTCACCTGCTGCAGGTTTGGCATTACGGAATCGCTGAATCCAGTTGTCCATATGCTGTTTGAAATCAGCAGCTGGTCTGAATGCATCAATACGCATAGCCCCAAAGAAATGGCCCAAGCCCTTACCCGGCATATTTTCCGGCATAGGCACATATGCAGGAAAAGGCGGTGCCCAAGGCCCGTAGCTGGCGCCGCTTAATACGGCTGAGAAAATATCTACAATACTGCCTAAAGCATAACCTTTATGGCTACCATGTTCTCGATCTGAACCAAGGGGCAACAATGCACCTTGCTGCTTCAGGATATTCGCATCGGTACTTGGCTCACCTTCTTTATCCTGCACCCAACCAAGCGGTGCTGCTGCATTTTTACGTTGCAAAATCTCCAGCTTGCCATTGGCAGCAGTAGTGGTAGCAAAATCTGCCACAAATGCTGGTTGCTCACCTGCAGGTATCGCAACCGCAATTGGGTTAGTGCCCAACATTCTTTCTGTTGAAAATGTTGGTGCTACCAATGCACTGGCATTGGTCATGGCCATACCAATCATATCCTGCGCCAAAGCCATCATGGCGTGATAACCGGCAATACCAAAATGATTGCTGTTTTGCACACTCACCCAACCAGTGCCTACTTGCTTTGCTTTATCAATAGCAATTTGCATGGCTTTGGGTGCTACTACCAAACCCAATCCAGCATCACCATCCACCACGGCTGTAGAAGGTGTTTCATGAATGATTCGAATATTCGGTTTCGGATTTACACGTTTATTCTCCCACAAACGAACATAACCGCTTAATCTGGCTACGCCGTGACTATCTATACCGCGCAAGTCAGCTGCAACCAAAGCATCAGCAGCTAATGATGCATCTGCTTCAATGCATCCTATAGACCTGAATATTGCTTGCGCAAAATCTTTGAGTTGCGCATAAGACCGCATCACTTCCTGTGTCTTCATCTGTCAATAAATATTGCTGTCGAAGGTAAAATAAAAAAGTCCCGCATTTGCGGGACCTTGCTTACTAACCATTGATTAGAATGGAAGATCGTCTAACGGCTCTGTGATATCTGATGCAGCAGGCGCTGGCGCTGAAGCATAATTATTATTGCTGCCACTGTTGTAATTGTTGTTACTGCTGTAACCACCTGAACCTGCGTTATAACCACCACCGGTATTTTCACCACCTGATCTGCTACCCAGCAATTGGATATTCAGAATACGTACAGTGAGTGAAGCACTATTACGTCCATCCTGTGTTGTATAGGTACGCACATCAGGTGTTCCTTCCAGATATACTTGAGTACCTTTCTTCAGGTATGGCGCAATACCTGTGCGCTCTGTCCAATAAGCACATTCCACCCAGGTTGTTCTATCTTTTTGATTGCCTTGTGCATCTCTGTATCGCTCTGTATGTGCCACATTGAAATTGATCACATTTTTGCCGTTTACATTGTTTACAATGGCGTCTTTTCCGAGGTTGCCAATCACTTGTAATTTGATCATACGTACATCTTTTTTAATACTGTAAATAGTTGTCAATAATAAGGAGATGGAAATTAAGAAAATTCATCATTGAACCAAGAATTGAATAAATCAGCCTGTGGATTTTGTTGAGATATTACAATCAATTACATGAACAATTAAAAATCAATGAGTTATGAATATCTCTCCGTAAATTAGATATATGCACGGATTACAATTAACTATACCCACTTTACAGGATCACGGCCCTATCGTTGAAGCAGAAGTGCATACAGATGAGGACTCTTTTCTGAGCACGAAAAACTTCAATGCGATCAATACTTACTGTAAAGTGAAATTGTTGATTGATACCGGCTCAAATGTTTCTGGCCTTGACCAACATTTTATTCGTCAGCTGAAACTCAGTCCCTATAAGGATGACGCCACAGTAGATGGTGTTGGCGGACTCCACGCATTGAAGATTTATCGCACCATTTTATACATTCCCATCTTTCAGGATAAAGCATTACCTATTGATGTAGTTGAAGGCAATTATGCCAATTCACCTTATGATGGCATCATTGGCAGAGATGTTTTGCGCTTCTGCAGTTTTGTGTACGATGGCTGGAGTAATACCTTCAAATTGGTGGCTGTAGACGTCTAAATTTCGCTTTTCGTAAGATTTTCGGCACTTTGTGCCATTTGGCTGAAAACGGAATTCCCCGCCCTTGTGCTAATTTTGCCCGAAATTCATTCAACATGAGCCGTAAAGGAAAAGTGCTGGTAGCGATGAGTGGCGGTATTGATAGTACCGTTACGGCACTCATGTTACATCATGAAGGTTATGAGGTGGTGGGCATCACCATGAAAACATGGGATTATGCTACCAGTGGTGGCGGAACCAGCAAGAAAGAAACTGGCTGTTGTAACGTGGATAGTTTCAACGATGCACGCATGGCAGCAGTACAACATGGCTTTCCGCATTTCATTTTAGACATCCGTGAAGAGTTTGGTGATTTTGTGATTGAGAATTTTGTGGATGAATACCTGGCGGGAAGAACACCCAACCCTTGTGTGATGTGCAACACGCATATCAAGTGGCGTGCATTACTCAAACGTGCCGATGCTTTGGGTTGTGATTTTATTGCTACTGGACATTACGCTTCCGTTGCACAGCATGATAATGGTCGGTTTTACATTAGCAAAGGATTGGATGCTACCAAGGACCAGAGCTATGTGTTATGGGGCTTGCAACAAGATTTATTGAGTAGAACCATCATGCCTTTGGGCAAATACCACAAAACGCAGATACGCCAGATGGCACTCGATATGGGCTATCCTGAATTAGCCAAAAAAAGCGAGAGTTATGAAATCTGCTTTGTGCCTGATAATGACTATCGCGGCTTTTTGAAAAGACGCGTAGATGGTTTAGAAGAACAAGTAGCTGGTGGTTGGTTTGTAGATAAAACAGGTAAGAAATTAGGTCAGCATAAGGGCTACCCTTTCTATACCATTGGCCAGCGTAAGGGATTGGATATTGCATTGGGTAAACCGGCATATGTAACAGCCATCAACCCGGATACAAATACGGTTGTACTAGGTGATGAAGAAGATCTGGCGCAGAATGAAATGCTGGTAACCAAGATTAATTGGATTAAATACGATGGCATCACCGATGGCATGGAAGCCATTACCAAGATTCGCTACAAGGATGGTGGTGCGATCAGTAATCTCTACACAGACAATAACGGTGTGCGTGTACGCTTTTACGAAAATGTAAAAAGTATTGCGCCTGGCCAGAGTGCTGTATTCTATGATGGAGATGATGTGATTGGTGGTGGCGTGATTCAATACGGCAGCCTCAAACAATCCTAGGCCGTATTTTCCTACATTTGGCACATGCAACACATCAAAGTCATTGCATTTGATGCAGACGATACCCTTTGGGTAAACGAACCTTATTTCCGCGAAACAGAAGAAAAGTTTGCCGGCTTGTTAGAGAATTTTCTACCCCACCACAGCGTAGAAAAAGCTTTGCTGAAAAACGAGATCAAAAACTTGCCTTTATATGGCTATGGCATCAAGGGTTTTATGCTATCAATGATTGAGACAGCTTTGGAAGTTTCTGAAAAGAAGATTTCTCTTGATACGATTGAAACCATCATCGAACTTGGTCAGGAAATGATCAATCGCCCGATTGAATTACTAGATGGCGTAGAAACAATCTTGCAAGCATTACAAGGTAAGTACAAACTAGTAGTTGCTACCAAAGGTGATTTATTGGATCAAGAAAGAAAGTTGATGAAATCAGGACTAGAACATTATTTCCATCATATTGAGATTATGTCTGAAAAAGCCGAATCAGATTACAAAAAGCTAATCAAGCATCTTGATATACAAGCAAGTGAATTCATGATGATTGGCAATTCAGTTAAATCCGATGTACTTCCTGTGTTAGAATTGGGCGGCTATGGCATACATGTACCCTATCATACTACCTGGGCATTGGAAACAGCAGAAGTTGATATTGATAACCCACGTTATCATCAAGTGAATACCATTACTGAAATCCTTCCATTGCTGGGCATATGAAACATTACTTAGACCTTGAACGCTGGGAGCGGAAAGACCAGTTCTTTTTTTTCAAACAATTCGATGAGCCATTCTTTGGTATTACTGTTGACGTAGATGTGACCAAAGCATACGCTAATGCAAAAGCGCAAGGCATTTCTTTTTTCCTCTATTATTTATACCAATCATTGAAAGCTGCGAATGCAGTAGAGCATTTTCGTTATCGAATTGACGGAGACCAAGTGATTGTATATGATACTGTACATGCATCGCCCACCATCAATCGCCCCGATGGCACATTCGGTTTTTCGTATATCGACTATCATGCAGACTTTCCTACATTTTTGGATGCAGCTTCGAAAGAAGTAGCACGTGTGCAAGCTTCTACTGGATTGGTGCCAGCAAATTCGAATGAGAATGTGATTCACTATTCCTCTATTCCATGGATCAAGTTCACGAGCTTATCTCATGCGAGAAGCTTCAGCTTCAAAGAGTCTATTCCCAAAATCTCTTTTGGTAAAATGACTGAAGAGAATAGCAAACGCACCATGCCTATGTCGGTACATGCACACCATGCATTGATGGATGGTTATCATGCAAGCCAATACATTGATTTATTTCAGGAATATTTAAACGCTTAAGCTTTTTGTAGCAAAGCTGCAAACATTGTATCCGCTTTGTACTGATAGCCAGTAAACACTTCGAGTGTTATTAATTTTAAGGAATGCTGTTCTGCAAGCTTATTAACATTCATTTCATTTTCCGCTGCAAACACAGAGCAAGTAATATAGAGTAAATACCCCCCCTGCTTCAAATGTGGGATAGCATTACCCGCAATAGTTGCTTGTAGTTGCGCATATCGACTAATTTCTTGTGTATCAAAAAAACTGAGTTGTTCCGGCGTTCTGCCCCAGGTACCACTACCACTACAAGGCACATCACAGATGATCGCATCATATTGCTGCTTTACTGGCAAAGGTTGTGATAAGTCTGCCAGAAAAGATTGAAACTGCGCAATACCAGCTTCTGCAAAACGCTGACGAAGATTGTGTAAAATCGTAGCGCGTATATCAGAAACAGAAAGCTGTATGCCCGGTAAATTATCCATTAATAAAATAGACTTCCCCCCACTGGCAGCACAGCAATCCCACACTTTTTTGATAGTCGCTTCCTGAAAATAACTGAACAAATTCGCCACCTGCTGAGAGCTCCTGTCTTGCACCACCACATCTTTATTAATGGTCAATAACTGATCTATTTTGGTACCATTCGCCACACGTAAACAATTACCCTCGGCTTCAAATGCGATTGTGTTAGTATTCAGTGCTTCAACTACTTTCTTCATCCTACCCGGACGCACACGTAAAAACAAATCAGGCTGCTGTAGGTGTTGCCACACAAATGCTTCCTTTTCTATTCCTTCAGATAAGGCATCTATCCATGGAAAAATAGCTGCAGGTGTAATAGGTAGGGCTTGTGTCTGTAGATAACTGCACTTCTCATCTAGAGATGCTTGCATCATTTGCTGCCAAGCTTCGGGTAGGCATACCGACCATTGACTATCTGCAGGCTCACACAAGTATAAAGCAATGAGCAGTCTTTGCTGTTGATTTGTAGCAGCATAGTTACCCAAACGATAATAAGTATACACAAGATGGCTGATCAGCTTTCGATCTCTTGAGCCATGCTTTTTGTTTTGTGCGTAGTATTGTTTCAAGAAAGCCGACAAAGGCGTAGCGCCATCATAACGCTCAATAAGCGCTAAAGCCATTTGAATATAATTATCCAGCCTTGCTTTCATGCTGCCAAGGTATCAAATAAAAAAGTCTCCCGAAGGAGACTGTATTCATTTGGATTAGAGTTCTAACAAGAGTTTCACCGGATCCTTACCTACCAGTAAAAGCTCAGGATTTTCCAGTAATTCTTTTACGCGAACGAGGAAGCTTACACTCTCACGTCCATCAATGATGCGGTGATCATAGCTCAATGCCAGATACATCATCGGGCGAATCTCTACTTTACCATTCACGGCCATTGGGCGCTCCTGAATCTTATGCATACCCAGAATGGCACTCTGCGGAATATTGATGATTGGCGTACTCATCAAGCTACCAAACACACCGCCATTGGTAATCGTGAATGTACCGCCGGTTAAATCTTCAGTCGTTAATTTATTGTCTCTTGCCTTACCCGCCAGTTCCAATACTTTCTTCTCGATATCCGCCATGCTCAGGCTCTCAACATTACGAATCACTGGTACAGTCAAACCTCTTGGTGTACTAACTGCGATGCTGATATCCGCATAATCATGATAAATCAATGAATCGCCATCGATATAAGCATTCACTGCAGGCCATTCGTTCAATGCAATCGCACAAGCTTTGGCGAAGAAACTCATGAAGCCAAGGTTTACGCCGTGTGCTTCTTTGAATTTATCCTTATGCACTTTACGCAGTTCCATAATACGTGTCATATCCACCTCATTAAATGTGGTGAGCATGGCAGTCGTATTTTTGGCTTCCACCAAGCGGCGACTAATCGTCTTACGCAAATTGCTCATCTTCTCTTTGCGTGCATTGCGGCTGAACAGTGTCTGACCTTCAAAAGCTTTTTTACCGGGATTATTCAAAGCTTCCAATACATCATGCTTCATGATCTTTCCACCAACACCGGAAGGCGTAATGCTAGAAGGATCTACTTTCTTATCTGCGATGATTGCTGAAGCAACAGGTGTTGCTTTGATATCATTACTCACCGCAGTTACAGGAGCCTGACTAGCAGCAGGTGCTGCAGCCTTAGGTGCTTCCGGCGCAGGTGCTGCTGCAGCAGCAGGACGCTCGGCTGTTTCGTCAATACTTGCGAGTAAATCGCCAATATTCAATGTATCACCTTCTTGACCATTGGTCTTCAGAATACCGGCTTTCTCAGCATTCACTTCAAAAGTGGCTTTTTCACTTTCTAGTTCTGCAATCACTTCATCACGCTCTACCCACTCCCCATCTTTCTTCACCCACTTCAACAGGGTTACTTCATTGATTGATTCACCTACGGTTGGAACTTTAATCTCTATCATAATGCGTTTGTTTCAGATGGCTATTAAATGCTGAATGCTGTTTCAATAATTTCATTTTGCTCTTTCGCATGTACTTTGGCATAACCGGTTGCAGTAGCTGCACTTGCGTTACGGCTGATCACACCATAGTTAATGCTCTTCAGATTCATTTGCAGGAATGATGCAGCACCCATGTTCAGTGGCTCTTCCTGTACCCAGAACCAAGTGGCTTTACTGTATTTTCTGTACAATTCTAATAATTGATTTTCTGGAAGTGGATACAATTGCTCTACACGCACAACAGCCACATCTGTACGATTGTCTTTCTGCTTTTTCTCCGCCAGTTCAAAATAGAGTTTACCAGAGCAGAACAATACTTTCTTCACTTCTGAAGCGTCAGCAGCTGCATCATCAATTACTTCGCGGAACTGTCCGGATACAAACTCTTCTACCGGACTATAACTACCCGGATGACGCAGGTTGGCTTTTGGCGAGAAATTGATCAAAGGCTTTCGGAAATCCCACACCAATTGTCTGCGTAATGCATGGAATAAGTTAGCCGCAGTAGTAATATTGGTGACAACCATATTCAGTTCTGCACACAATTGAAGGAAACGCTCCAGACGCGCAGAACTATGTTCCGGACCCTGGCCTTCATAACCATGTGGCAATAACATCACTACCCCATTCATACGCTGCCATTTTTGTTCACCAGCAGCAATGAACTGATCAATCATGGTTTGTGCACCGTTGGAGAAATCACCAAACTGTGCTTCCCAAATCACCAATGCGTTAGGGTTTGCCATGGCATAACCATATTCAAAACCCAATACACCATATTCACTCAACAATGAGTTATAAATTCTAAACTTGGCTTGATCTTCTGTAAAATGATTCAGACGATTGTGCCCTTTGTTGGTTTGTTCATCACGAATCACGGCATGACGGTGAGAGAATGTACCACGTTGCACGTCTTGTCCGCTCATACGCACGATCTTTCCTTCTACAAGGAAAGAACCGTAAGCCATTAACTCAGCTGTTGCCCAGTCGATCTTCTGTTCACTTTCATACAACTTCACTTTATCCTGCACCAGCTTCTCAACTTTCTTCAAAGGTTTGAAACCTTCCGGCCACTGCATCATACCACGGAACAACTGTTCTACTCTATCCTTACCAATGCCTGTTTCTGGTGAACGCAGAAAATCTTCCGGCTTTGCTTTACGCAAACTCTTCCACCACAATTCCGGCTGTTGGTAATGATATGGCAATGGATTTTGCTTCACCTCATCCAAGCGCTCTTGCAAATCAGACCAGAATTTCTTTTCCATTTCTTTGGCCAGTTCTCTGGCAGCAGGTTCACCATTCTCCAACAGATACTGTGTATACACTTCTCTGGGATTCTGGTGCTGATCAATCATGCTGTACAGCTGAGGCTGTGTGTACTTTGGATCATCGCCTTCGTTATGTCCATGGCGACGGTAGCACAACATATCGATGAAAATATCTGCATTGAATTTCTGACGATACTCCGTTGCAATCTGCACCGCTTTCACCATTGCTTCTGCATCATCTCCATTCACGTGTAAAACTGGTGCCTGAATCATAGCAGCGAGTGAAGTACAATAATCTGCACTTCGCGCATCATCGAAATCAGTAGTAAAACCAATCTGGTTATTGATCACCAGATGCATGGTACCACCAGTATAATATCCACGCAGGTGGCTCATTTGTAATACTTCATAGACTATACCCTGACCGGCGATTGAAGCATCACCGTGAATCAGGATGGGTAATACTTGATCAAAATTGCTATCGTATAGCACATCAGCCTTGGCACGTGCAAATCCCACCACAACAGGATCAACTGCTTCCAAATGCGAAGGGTTAGGTGTAAGCTTGAGGTAAATATCTTTTCCTTCCGGCGTAATTACTTCAGCACTGTAACCCATGTGGTATTTCACATCACCGCTACCCATCGTAGTATCAGGTACTGCAGTTGCTTCAAACTCGCTGAAGATTTGCTCATAGGTTTTACCCATGATATTCGCCAGCACATTTAAACGGCCGCGGTGTGCCATACCAATCACCACTTCTTTCACCTCGCTGCTTGCAGCTGTATTAATGATTGCATCCAGCGCAGGAATCATGGTTTCACCGCCTTCCAGTGAAAATCTTTTCTGACCAATGTATTTGGTGTGCAAGAATTTTTCGAACAAAACACCCTGATTCAATTTTTCCAGAATTCTACGCTTCTGTTCTAGCGAAACAGGCTGCCAGAGTTTTTCTTCTACTGCTTCCTGCAACCAGGCTGCACGCTCCGGATTATTGATATAACTAGTTTCAATAGCTACAGTGGATGCATATATTTTTTTCAGCCTTGCAATAATCGACTTCAGACTGGCACCTGGCATGCCGATGTATTGTCCGGCTTGAAAGCTTGTATTCAAATCAGCATCACTCAAACCAAAATACTTGAGCTCCAAATTTGCCTGTCTGTCTTTACGCGGACGGATAGGATTGGTATTCGCGATCAAATGTGCTTTTTTGCGATACGCTTCAATCAACTGATACACACTGAACTCTTTGGCAATGGCTGCTGTATCGCCTGAAGGCGCAGCAGTACCCGAACTTGCAGCACCACTGGATACCGCAAAATCGAAGCCTTCAAAGAATTTTTTCAGGTCTGGATCCACACTGGCGGGGTCCTTGACAAAGTCCTGGTACAAATTTTCAATAAACGACGGATGCGAGTTGGTGATGTAGGAGAAGTCCTTCATGCGGCAAAGATTGTTCGGCTGATTCTTAAAATGGTGGCAAATATCGGTGAAAATCAGGCTCGAAATTCAGCCAAAAATGGCCTGATTGTGTATGTTTTTCGACATTTCGGGATAATTATAGCCGGTCTGTTTGAACAATCCTTTTTGCGCATTTACTGGGGCTATTTCTTGATTTTGAGCCAATTTAGCTGCCAGATACCGGGTTGAGACGGATTTTTCCACTTTTTTAGCTCAGGATTTTGCCGATATGGCTTTTGCCCTTACCTTTGCCGTCCTGAAAAATTAGAACATGGCAAACCATAAGGCTACCAAAAAAGATACCAGACAAGCTGCCAAGCGTCGTGACCGTAACCGTTACTATGGCAAAACTACTCGTAATGCCATTCGTGACCTGAAAGCTACGACTGACGGTAATGCATACGGTGAGCAACTGCCTACCGTGGTATCCATGATCGACAAGTTGGCTAAGCGTGGTATCATCCACAAGAATAAAGCAGCCAATCTGAAGAGCAAGCTCGCGAAGAAAACTGCTTAATCAAGTCAAATTGTTGATAAACAT is drawn from Chitinophagales bacterium and contains these coding sequences:
- a CDS encoding Ldh family oxidoreductase, producing MKTQEVMRSYAQLKDFAQAIFRSIGCIEADASLAADALVAADLRGIDSHGVARLSGYVRLWENKRVNPKPNIRIIHETPSTAVVDGDAGLGLVVAPKAMQIAIDKAKQVGTGWVSVQNSNHFGIAGYHAMMALAQDMIGMAMTNASALVAPTFSTERMLGTNPIAVAIPAGEQPAFVADFATTTAANGKLEILQRKNAAAPLGWVQDKEGEPSTDANILKQQGALLPLGSDREHGSHKGYALGSIVDIFSAVLSGASYGPWAPPFPAYVPMPENMPGKGLGHFFGAMRIDAFRPAADFKQHMDNWIQRFRNAKPAAGEERVLIPGDPEREIAAIRMEAGIPLVESVAKDLTELGQKFGIDF
- the ssb gene encoding single-stranded DNA-binding protein encodes the protein MIKLQVIGNLGKDAIVNNVNGKNVINFNVAHTERYRDAQGNQKDRTTWVECAYWTERTGIAPYLKKGTQVYLEGTPDVRTYTTQDGRNSASLTVRILNIQLLGSRSGGENTGGGYNAGSGGYSSNNNYNSGSNNNYASAPAPAASDITEPLDDLPF
- a CDS encoding aspartyl protease family protein, with translation MHGLQLTIPTLQDHGPIVEAEVHTDEDSFLSTKNFNAINTYCKVKLLIDTGSNVSGLDQHFIRQLKLSPYKDDATVDGVGGLHALKIYRTILYIPIFQDKALPIDVVEGNYANSPYDGIIGRDVLRFCSFVYDGWSNTFKLVAVDV
- the mnmA gene encoding tRNA 2-thiouridine(34) synthase MnmA, whose amino-acid sequence is MSRKGKVLVAMSGGIDSTVTALMLHHEGYEVVGITMKTWDYATSGGGTSKKETGCCNVDSFNDARMAAVQHGFPHFILDIREEFGDFVIENFVDEYLAGRTPNPCVMCNTHIKWRALLKRADALGCDFIATGHYASVAQHDNGRFYISKGLDATKDQSYVLWGLQQDLLSRTIMPLGKYHKTQIRQMALDMGYPELAKKSESYEICFVPDNDYRGFLKRRVDGLEEQVAGGWFVDKTGKKLGQHKGYPFYTIGQRKGLDIALGKPAYVTAINPDTNTVVLGDEEDLAQNEMLVTKINWIKYDGITDGMEAITKIRYKDGGAISNLYTDNNGVRVRFYENVKSIAPGQSAVFYDGDDVIGGGVIQYGSLKQS
- a CDS encoding HAD family hydrolase; protein product: MQHIKVIAFDADDTLWVNEPYFRETEEKFAGLLENFLPHHSVEKALLKNEIKNLPLYGYGIKGFMLSMIETALEVSEKKISLDTIETIIELGQEMINRPIELLDGVETILQALQGKYKLVVATKGDLLDQERKLMKSGLEHYFHHIEIMSEKAESDYKKLIKHLDIQASEFMMIGNSVKSDVLPVLELGGYGIHVPYHTTWALETAEVDIDNPRYHQVNTITEILPLLGI
- a CDS encoding chloramphenicol acetyltransferase, whose amino-acid sequence is MKHYLDLERWERKDQFFFFKQFDEPFFGITVDVDVTKAYANAKAQGISFFLYYLYQSLKAANAVEHFRYRIDGDQVIVYDTVHASPTINRPDGTFGFSYIDYHADFPTFLDAASKEVARVQASTGLVPANSNENVIHYSSIPWIKFTSLSHARSFSFKESIPKISFGKMTEENSKRTMPMSVHAHHALMDGYHASQYIDLFQEYLNA
- a CDS encoding Fmu (Sun) domain protein, whose protein sequence is MKARLDNYIQMALALIERYDGATPLSAFLKQYYAQNKKHGSRDRKLISHLVYTYYRLGNYAATNQQQRLLIALYLCEPADSQWSVCLPEAWQQMMQASLDEKCSYLQTQALPITPAAIFPWIDALSEGIEKEAFVWQHLQQPDLFLRVRPGRMKKVVEALNTNTIAFEAEGNCLRVANGTKIDQLLTINKDVVVQDRSSQQVANLFSYFQEATIKKVWDCCAASGGKSILLMDNLPGIQLSVSDIRATILHNLRQRFAEAGIAQFQSFLADLSQPLPVKQQYDAIICDVPCSGSGTWGRTPEQLSFFDTQEISRYAQLQATIAGNAIPHLKQGGYLLYITCSVFAAENEMNVNKLAEQHSLKLITLEVFTGYQYKADTMFAALLQKA
- the odhB gene encoding 2-oxoglutarate dehydrogenase complex dihydrolipoyllysine-residue succinyltransferase — protein: MMIEIKVPTVGESINEVTLLKWVKKDGEWVERDEVIAELESEKATFEVNAEKAGILKTNGQEGDTLNIGDLLASIDETAERPAAAAAPAPEAPKAAAPAASQAPVTAVSNDIKATPVASAIIADKKVDPSSITPSGVGGKIMKHDVLEALNNPGKKAFEGQTLFSRNARKEKMSNLRKTISRRLVEAKNTTAMLTTFNEVDMTRIMELRKVHKDKFKEAHGVNLGFMSFFAKACAIALNEWPAVNAYIDGDSLIYHDYADISIAVSTPRGLTVPVIRNVESLSMADIEKKVLELAGKARDNKLTTEDLTGGTFTITNGGVFGSLMSTPIINIPQSAILGMHKIQERPMAVNGKVEIRPMMYLALSYDHRIIDGRESVSFLVRVKELLENPELLLVGKDPVKLLLEL
- a CDS encoding 2-oxoglutarate dehydrogenase E1 component, translating into MKDFSYITNSHPSFIENLYQDFVKDPASVDPDLKKFFEGFDFAVSSGAASSGTAAPSGDTAAIAKEFSVYQLIEAYRKKAHLIANTNPIRPRKDRQANLELKYFGLSDADLNTSFQAGQYIGMPGASLKSIIARLKKIYASTVAIETSYINNPERAAWLQEAVEEKLWQPVSLEQKRRILEKLNQGVLFEKFLHTKYIGQKRFSLEGGETMIPALDAIINTAASSEVKEVVIGMAHRGRLNVLANIMGKTYEQIFSEFEATAVPDTTMGSGDVKYHMGYSAEVITPEGKDIYLKLTPNPSHLEAVDPVVVGFARAKADVLYDSNFDQVLPILIHGDASIAGQGIVYEVLQMSHLRGYYTGGTMHLVINNQIGFTTDFDDARSADYCTSLAAMIQAPVLHVNGDDAEAMVKAVQIATEYRQKFNADIFIDMLCYRRHGHNEGDDPKYTQPQLYSMIDQHQNPREVYTQYLLENGEPAARELAKEMEKKFWSDLQERLDEVKQNPLPYHYQQPELWWKSLRKAKPEDFLRSPETGIGKDRVEQLFRGMMQWPEGFKPLKKVEKLVQDKVKLYESEQKIDWATAELMAYGSFLVEGKIVRMSGQDVQRGTFSHRHAVIRDEQTNKGHNRLNHFTEDQAKFRIYNSLLSEYGVLGFEYGYAMANPNALVIWEAQFGDFSNGAQTMIDQFIAAGEQKWQRMNGVVMLLPHGYEGQGPEHSSARLERFLQLCAELNMVVTNITTAANLFHALRRQLVWDFRKPLINFSPKANLRHPGSYSPVEEFVSGQFREVIDDAAADASEVKKVLFCSGKLYFELAEKKQKDNRTDVAVVRVEQLYPLPENQLLELYRKYSKATWFWVQEEPLNMGAASFLQMNLKSINYGVISRNASAATATGYAKVHAKEQNEIIETAFSI
- a CDS encoding 30S ribosomal protein S20, with translation MANHKATKKDTRQAAKRRDRNRYYGKTTRNAIRDLKATTDGNAYGEQLPTVVSMIDKLAKRGIIHKNKAANLKSKLAKKTA